A region from the Geobacillus vulcani PSS1 genome encodes:
- a CDS encoding 5-carboxymethyl-2-hydroxymuconate Delta-isomerase has product MPHFVLEYTANLGEEADIRGLLEKVHRVLIKRSDWFPVGGIRSRAIRLDEYYVADGAEDDAFVHGTLKIGAGRPEQVKKEVGDELFAVMKDHFAPLFAKRYLALSLELYEFSEAGTYKHNNIHARYRAQQ; this is encoded by the coding sequence GTGCCGCACTTTGTCTTAGAATACACGGCCAATCTCGGCGAAGAGGCCGATATTCGCGGCTTGCTTGAAAAAGTTCACCGTGTGCTGATCAAGCGGAGCGATTGGTTTCCCGTCGGCGGCATCCGCTCGCGCGCCATTCGGCTTGACGAGTACTATGTGGCTGACGGGGCCGAAGACGATGCGTTTGTGCACGGGACGCTGAAAATTGGCGCCGGGCGTCCGGAACAGGTAAAAAAAGAAGTCGGCGACGAGCTGTTTGCCGTGATGAAAGACCATTTCGCCCCGCTGTTTGCCAAACGCTATTTGGCGCTGTCGCTTGAGCTGTATGAATTCAGCGAGGCGGGGACGTATAAACACA